In one Amaranthus tricolor cultivar Red isolate AtriRed21 chromosome 8, ASM2621246v1, whole genome shotgun sequence genomic region, the following are encoded:
- the LOC130821648 gene encoding LOW QUALITY PROTEIN: coleoptile phototropism protein 1-like (The sequence of the model RefSeq protein was modified relative to this genomic sequence to represent the inferred CDS: inserted 7 bases in 5 codons; deleted 4 bases in 2 codons; substituted 1 base at 1 genomic stop codon), which yields MKIGYISWEDFLPKSSNLEDNIRLYNFSGRPAAFELVLNXYGQPIDLSTNNVXLMCASEFLKMTEEFENENRISKTEAFLTFIVLASCENLSPWAENLQIVRRCCESISRKAFQDNNELNDNEAWWFDDVSTLRIDHFGRIIAAMKXKHYAQKWLPSMHTEADGQKRDWYRKKQLHFNICSGMNQEDDSNEKKVQKLIIESIMNLXPPQKEAVSCQFLLCMLKMDMRHSAXTSLIXELEKRVGLFLQDANVQDLLIPNCGSRDQGKLKK from the exons ATGAAAATCGGCTACATAAGTTGGGAAGATTTTTTGCCCAAAAGCTCAAACTTA GAGGACAACATTAGGCTTTATAACTTTTCAGGCAGACCAGCAGCTTTTGAATTAGTACTGA TTTATGGCCAACCCATAGATCTGAGCACTAACAATGT GTTGATGTGTGCATCGGAATTTCTAAAAATGAcagaagaatttgagaatgaaaaTCGGATATCCAAGACAGAAGCCTTTCTAACATTCATCGTATTAGCTTCTTGTGAGAACCTATCTCCCTGGGCAGAAAATCTTCAAATTGTACGAAGATGTTGTGAATCAATTTCTCGGAAAGCTTTTCAAGACAATAATGAGTTA AATGATAATGAAGCATGGTGGTTTGATGATGTATCAACCTTACGTATTGATCACTTCGGCAGAATAATAGCAGCAATGA TCAAGCATTATGCACAAAAATGGTTGCCAAGCATGCACACAGAGGCAGATGGTCAAAAAAGGGATTGGTATCGGAAAAAACAGCTGCATTTCAATATATGCAGTGggatgaaccaagaagatgacaGTAACGAAAAGAAAGTGCAAAAGCTAATCATAGAAAGCATTATGAATC CTCCCCCGCAGAAGGAAGCTGTTTCCTGTCAATTCTTGCTATGTATGTTGAAGATGGATATGAGACATTCCGC CACCAGCTTGATCTAGGAGCTTGAAAAAAGAGTAGGGTTATTCTTGCAAGACGCAAACGTGCAAGACCTCCTCATTCCAAATTGTGGTAGCAGAGACCAGGGAAAGCTGAAAAAGTAA